The genomic interval CCCCGTTTGTTGAATTATTATCTTTTATGAGCATTTCCCCTTTCTGGCACATTATTGTGCAATGCTCCTTTGATACGGTTGAATCATTGATTACAATTGAATTTCCATGGGTTCTGCCTATTGTATTTTTGCCTTCAAACAGCCGGTAATCACGGTCAATATTTGTACTTATCAGTCCTACAATCCAACCATACAGAGGACGTGGAGTACCTTCTGTATGTGAAGCCTTAGATGTGGCACTCTCTTCTAAGTAGCGTCTGGCATCCGTCGTTTTGGTTGTCAGGAAAGGGTTGTCGCTGCTTTTTTTATTTGCGCTGTCCTCACCTTTTTGACTGTAGTTGTCATGAGTTTGAGAAGCGTCATCTGATGATGGATTATCT from Nitrospirota bacterium carries:
- a CDS encoding FHA domain-containing protein — protein: MEKKDNPSSDDASQTHDNYSQKGEDSANKKSSDNPFLTTKTTDARRYLEESATSKASHTEGTPRPLYGWIVGLISTNIDRDYRLFEGKNTIGRTHGNSIVINDSTVSKEHCTIMCQKGEMLIKDNNSTNGVIVNNKRVNDSTLLKNGDLLFLGDVAFQVVFYKRLYSRGQI